The sequence below is a genomic window from Chaetodon auriga isolate fChaAug3 chromosome 8, fChaAug3.hap1, whole genome shotgun sequence.
CTGAAGCATTGAGCTGAACTGCTCATCTTAAAATCACCTGAAGGTTTTTATAGCTcgtttaaaaacaaacagaattgACCAAAATGCTACAATTTAAAGTGAACAGCACAACAACATGAGTAAAAACAGATGTGAGTAACATTAAAGGTCACATAATACTGAAATACTAAAACCACTAATGCTACGTTTATACGGAGgcgatgaaaacagaagacgcaaaagtggcgTGTCATCTTCAATTTTTTATCCGcgtttagacgagcgttctcagcaggaattgtttgtttatacgaagacgcaaaagtgggcgaattcgattggatatgcatgccaggccgctaggtggtactgtgatagagcgcctacgacgtgttggggcatccaaaatttgacacgTCTCTGTTCGCCTGTATGTAGGGGAGAGAGGAGTAATGTGAGACACCGGGTAATGTGAGACACCCCCTGTATCTAGGCAATGGTACACAtctgtggtcatgtgaccatTATGTTTTCAAGCCCCTCCCATTTCCCCATGGTCATGAAGGAAAGGACATCATGGTGCTGTGGTaagcatgtttttttcacaaaaatatattttttgcagttaaaagtaaaaaaatatgcGCTCAACTTAATCAACTGTTGTGCCAAAGCAAATTAATTTAGGAAGAAAAACTTATATCACACATGTTGATGAACTACCAACATATGAAACCATGTGATGATGCAAGCTGAAGATTAGCCTAAATTGCTAAGAGAGGTTGTTTTTCCTAAAATGGTGGGGGTGGAGCAAAGTGAGACAAATGCTGTGGGGTAAAGTGAGACAGTGTCTCACTTTACCCCACCATGAAGCACAAGTTAAGTTTAGTCCTGAACATATTCTAATGTAATATTACattatgtatgttttattttttaatgtcattaacATTGTAGAGAAGTCATCATGCCAAGGAAATATACGAGGAAGACAGCCTGGGGCCAAACACCcctcacagagatgaagagtgcAGCCGCTGAGGTCAAGGAGGGAAAGAAGTCCTTAAGAGCTGTTGCAAGGGACAGAAACATTGATAAATCAAGCCTCCTACGATTtataaagaaagagaagaaaggagaaacaacagcagtgggCTGGGGTGCAGTAGCCGAGGCTAAAAGAATTCTCACagatgagatggaggaggagcttGCAAAACACTTAAAACAATTAGCGGAACAGTTCCACGGTCTTTCTCCATCTAAGTGCCGTCAACTAGCATTTGAATATGCAGTTAAAAACAATGTCCCTGTCCCTGCCAATTGGACAAAGGCACAATGTGCAGGTAGGCTAGGGTGTGCATCACATGATTCTGGTAGATTAACTAAGGCCAACTGATCTTGCCACAAAGCTAAATCTTATAATAATGAACTGTCTGCTTTAGGTGAAGCTTGGTTTGGCAGCTTTTTAGCGCGTCGCCATCTCTCTGTCCGAACTCCAGAGGCAACATCCCTGGGAAGGGCGACAGCCTTCAACAGAACTACAGTCGGAGAGTTCTTTAAAAATCTGGCTGGAGTGATGGACAGGTGACAGAATTAATTCTTTagttgcaaatgttttatggagCCTTTACCTGTAAGATTTGTTATTGATTCTGATAAGGTTCTTTGCTTGCCTCTCATCTTTAACAGGTTTAAATTCCCTCCGCATATGATTTATAATGTGGATGAGACAGGGGTGTTTACAGTGCAAAAGCCACAGCAGGTAAGCTACACCAGATACACTAGAGAACACCAGACTGATACTGAGTGGCTTGTGATAATGACCAGCTAGTTTTTCCCTGTTAAAAGGGTTTTCTATGGAGTTTTTCCTCAGTCAATGTgagggtctaaggacagaggatgtTGTTATGATGCCATGTGAAGCCCTTTGagacaaactgtaaaaatgggctatacaaataaaattgccttgccttgcctagCTATAGACTAAAAAGAAATATAATGCACCTTTAGACCAGTAGTAGCTTGCTGATTGCACATGCCATTGATTGTAAACTTTCTATTTGATTCAGGTTGTGGCAGAAAAAGGGAGAAAGCAAGTTGGTTCTGTCACAtcagctgagagaggagagctggTCACCGTGGTGTGTGCAGTGAATGCTGCTGGGAATGCAACGCCTCCAATGTTTGTTTTCCCCAGAGTTAAATTTAAGGACTGCTTCATGATAGGAGCACCTTCAGGAGCCAAAGGTACCTCCACTAGAACaggatggatgaatgaagacACCTGGCCTGAGTTTCTTTATCACCTGATACAGCACACTAACTGCACTCCTGACCGTCCCATGCTGCTAATCCTGGACAATCTTAAAGCTCACATCTCTCTGAAGGCAGTAGAAATTGCCAAGAGCAATGGTATTGTTCTGCTCACCCTCCCACCCCACACCTCCCATCGCATGCAGCCTCTCGATGTGACCGTGTTTGGTCCGTTCAAGACCCAATACAGCCGAGCTCTTGATGGGTGGATGCGGTCTAACCctggaaaaacagtctccaTCTACCAGGTTGCAGGACTTGTGAATGAGGCCTTCATATCAGCAGTGACCCCACGCAACATCACTTCTGGATTTAGGTTCACTGGGATTTTCCCATATAACCAAGACATTTTCCCTGATGAAATGTTTGCACCATCCATGATGTCAGACCGGCCAAACCCTGAGCTACAGCCTGCAGATGATCCAGATGGTCCTGCTCCTAGAGATGATCCAGCCCCTGCAGAAGATCCAGATGGTCCCGCTCCTAGAGATGATCCAGCCCCTGCAGGTGATCCACCTGAAGATGAACCACCTGCTGCAGATAAATCACTCGCTGATGCTAATCCATCCACTGCACATGGTCCACATGGATGTGCCTCGCCAGCTGACTCAGATGTGCCACATGTTCCCAGTCAACTTGGATTTGTATCTCCTCGTGAAATCCTACCACTTCCCAAATGTCCCCCCAGAACACAAACCAAAAGAAAGCGTGTGAAGACAGCCATCCTAACTGATACTCCTGAGAAGCAGGCCATTGAAAAGGCTTataaagagaaacaaaagaaaatggcagGGAAAAAGctaaaaaccaaagaaaagggaaaactgAGAAAGAAAGCAACCAAAAAGAAGATCGTAGTAAGCAGCTCAGATGAGAGTGATGTCCCTGTCCCACCTGACAATGTGTCTGACCAAGAGGGCTCTGAGGATGAGAGAAGTGATCCAGGAAACAAAGATCTGTCCGTGGGTGACTTTGTCCTAGTTAATTTTGCAACCAAAACCAGGAGTGTTCATTACATTGGCATGGTTGAGAATGTTGAGGATCACGAAATATTTGTGCAATTTCTCAGAAAAATCCAGGGAAACACGAAAGTGTGGGAGAGACCCAAATTTGCTATAAAGGAAAATGATGTGGCACATGTTCCTAAAAGTGATGTGGTGAGGAAGCTGCCTGAACCTAAAAGGCCTGGAGGAACCACGAGGAGAGAGCAACTCTTCATCTTTCCCTGTAACTTGCAGGGATGGAACGTCGAGTAGGCTAGGCCTGGTTATAGGCTGATGTTTTAACCCATGTGGGTCAAGTCAAGTGTTCGAGTCCCAGGCTGTTAATAGCTGGTTATGACTTTGCACATGTTCCTAAAAGTGATGTCTAAAAGGCCTGGAAGAACCACATGGAGTGAGCAACTCCTCATCTTTGCCAGTAATGTAGAGTAGGCTAGGCCTGGTTATAGGCTGATGTTTCGACCCAGATGGGTCTGGTTAAGTGTTCGAGTCTCAGGCTGTTAATAGCTGGTTCTGACTGTGTTCTAATCTAACtgattgtcatttaaatgttaattaaaacattttgaattctattatgttgtattttgatTTTTGTAACGATCAGAGCAGGGTGATGCACAAAGCAGAGGCACAGACAAACAATTTGCAAGAGGGCAAGTCAGTTTATTACCAGAGTCGAAACCAGAAGATCAGTCCACACAGGCAGAAGTATTAAAATCACTAAGCTAAACTTGTAGTCAAACTGAAACTGGGTCAAGGTCACAGAATACACAAAGAAATGCTGGATACATTCACTGAAACAGATGAGGCGATCTGGcaaagaagggagggagagcacAGCTTAGGAACACGAGGGGTGGGGAGACAATGACAGAAACTCGACAGGAAGAGGGATATGACATAGACAGctcatcaaaataaaacaggagatAAACAAGAGCcaagacagaacagaacataCCACTAAACAAACCTAATAGGTCCTGACAATTTTGTTCAGAGTTACTTTGAAGTGTTTAGAAAAAATGTGCTTAATTGACCAATCCCCATTATTCTGTTACAAGTCCGACATTAGTTCTGGAACGTGTGGTTGTCAAGCGAGCTGTCAGGATTGTAACTGTTACAATATGTATTGTTATGGTAGTTTCAGAGTGGAAAAAGTAAGTGGATCACTTTACCCCCAGCTGGTTCACTTTACCCCATTGATTTTTCGGGTTCGTCTCACTTTACCCCTGGGCTGGGGTAAAGTGAGACACAAGaccacttttttaaaaacaatcatATTTTCACTTCCCTTCGTCCTGAATACGTTCTGACAATTTCCATTGCGAGGAAACATCCTGAATTAATGGGAAATGTGTAAATTTTACTGATATATCATTTCATCTCACTTAGAGGGGAGCAAATGTAAAAAGTGTCTCACTTTACCTCACTCTCCCCTAtcttgtatgttgactacagctgctagcacagcttgaacatcggtgggatccacgtattcagacatattgtttgttttaccggcttggcgcgttgagtgtgacgtaaggtgtagttgctacGCGACGTGGTTTTGCCGTTTAGACGGAGACGCaacccgagtcgtcttcaaaaAAAGTCGTACttctgcactctggaaggcatcttcagatttttgcggtttcagacctcgacggcgccatcgccgtgtaaacgaaaggcacttccgataaaatattttgtcgttttcattcgcaatcttcgtataaacggggtctaagagcaaactgaaaacattcaaGTGTCAGTGGAGGCCAACGTCTGAGGCTATTCCAAAGCTGCGGCGCCACCACTGCCCTGATCCACCGGCCTCCATCTGGAACAGTTCTAAACAGTTCTGAGGGTCTGAGAGGCCCAGAGGTGgactgcagccacagagggtcctcattgatttgattgattacTTCATCAGGAAAtagagctgtgattggacacCCCTAATGATCCACTATCTCAGGCCGGTACATCAGCTTTAATGTAGCTTACATTTATCTGTACTGTCCTGATCCAGATATGCAGCTAATGTTTGATTTGTATTTCAGGAAGGCGCTCAGTGTTGTTTCTGAAAAATGAGATCTGTGTGGTTTCCATTGTAAAGGTACTCAGACCATTTCACCTTCTGCATTTTAGATTTTCACCTAAACAATTAAAATTGCAATTTTGGCCTATCACTCTACACCCAGCAGcccaaaatgacaaagtgaCAGCATATTTTTGAATTTATTAAAACTGAAATCTCTCCTGACAGAAGCATTCAGAGCTTTAATTCAGTACTCTGTAGAAGCCTGTTTGGGTCTTCTTGGGTCAGATCGTGGAAGTTCTCTTTCTGGCAGATCCGTCCCGTCCGTCACACTGGATTGGAAAAGTCTGTGAAGCGCTGTCCATACGCCTTTCCACAGGTTGTCTGGGTTTAAGTCTGGCTTAAGGTCACTCCATCCGAGCTCTGCAGTGCCACAAAGGAATGTCTTCACTTTGGCATCATGGCTCATTCAGTGGAGGTCGATGGGCAaaaattattcatttgaaattGCATCGACACATAAAGTGTGCAGAAAGCGAAGGTGCCTGAACGCTTTCTGAAGACACTGTACATGTTTTTCCTTAAAGAATTCCATCGGTCCAGGTTTCAGTTTTccatgtacacatgcacatcGTACTCCTCAGTGTCCTGAGGACAGTCACTTTTTGATCCTGGATCAGTTCTTACTTTGTATTAATTGACAGATGTAGTAAAGTTCAGATCTTAATAAAACATCTGCACACTCAAAGTTTTTGTTATTGTCCTGAAATAACAAACCACCACCTTTAGTATTCAGATGTGTCtgctgttgacctttgacctcagtgtCCTCCAGCTAGTCCAGATTTTACCTACAGAGGAGAATTTCTTGTtcttcagacagcagctcagcttcTGCTCACCCAAGTACGTCCATACAAACACCCGATACTTGTCTTCAGGGCCTTTGGTGGCTCACCGGCAGCAGGAATCTGAGGTGGTCTGATCAGGGTCTGCTGGCTGGTCCTCCTCCAGGTCCAACAAAAGCCAACccaaatttaatgatttacattgagtggacctgcattttgtccccacaaataaggcgagtccccacaatgtgactgtgtaaacagatttatgtccccacaacatgagtaatgaTCTTCATAAAATCTGTTgtagaaataaaatgtgaaactttCAGACTACGGTTGGTTTTTAATGACGTCACTGTTGTCAAATATCACAGACTTCATTTCAGAGCGACAGATCAAATCCAGATTTATAACATTTACACTCACATATCTGTTGGTCACACGTCTGATTACTATCATTCTTTGTTTTCTGGGCTTCGTGTATATATCGGTTGGTCCTCCCTCAGTCCAGAAGAGGCGCAAATGCACCTGAAGCTGTTTGCGAAAGCTTCTTGGAGCCCAGAGATCAGCTGAGACTGCTGAGGTGGCTCAGAGTAAATGAGGTCAAAAAGCACAGTGGAACAACAAAAACTTCTCTGGGTTAAACTGACATCCCCACCAGCTACAAGCTAACAAAGTGTTTCCTGTTAGTGAAGCTGTGTCAATAATCACTAATCAATCACTTAGTAAAATATCAAAACTCTCAGTTTGCATGTCAAATTCTCTCATCATCATGACATTGGGTGGGTCCACCTGCACACTGTGAACTGATTGGTTGTTGTGGTCCACTGAGGTTGTTTTTTTAGGATCCCTTCGTGTTTCTGATCATCGCCTCCATTATCTTCCACTGATCTGGAGTcacctgagacacaaacagatgttAGTTTATGAAATATATTTGATAAATGAGAGGACGCGCTGGCTCGCACAGCTGACTGTTATCAAGCTATCAGTAAATTCAGACACGCCATCTGTCCTCTTTCagtggacataaaaacagacaaccATGACGAAACGTCTTCTGTCAGCGTGAACGTGCTGTTGTAGGAATTCATATTTCTGAGGGAAACATTTCAGCGTGATACTCACCCTGCGAAGGTCGTTAAACTCTCCAGCCATCGACACGTATTCTCCTCCATCGAACcgaatcacctgaaaacaaacacaccaacactcAGAAACTCTGACCTAAGATCAGTCTGAAGTCTGGCCTGAGATCAGTCTAAACTTTCATCTAAGATCAGTCTGAACTGTGGCCTGAGATCAGTCTAAACTCTGATCTCACATCAGTCTGAAATCTGGCCTGAGGTCAGTCTAACTCACAGCTCCAGACATCCAGGTAGCATAGTCACTGCTCATATATGCTGCCAGGTTTGCAATCTCTTCTGGTTTTCCAAGTCGTCCTGTTGGGATCCGGTTGATCATCCCCTTCTCAAAGGCTCCGGTCGGGTCCAGGCGGCTGAATGCCCCCTAAACACAacaagcaaaaaacaacaagcatCAGGTAAACAGATAAGATAGGACTTGgtgatcccacaccagggaaatttagtcgttacagtCAGCAAGTTACAAAGAGCAAGAACAGTgacataaagaggtcaaaataaaaatataaaagtacACAAAAGTATACTAAACAATAACAGACAACTGTAAACAAAGGTCATCAACTGTGTCAGATGGGCAGTACCTTGGTTCTGATTGGTCCAGGCTGGATTATGTTAAATCTGTGACCATAGCGGCCCCACTCCGCAGCCAGAGACCTGACACACAcgagaacaacaacaacacattaaGGATGATCAATATGGCGGTGATGTCATAACAACAGCTTTGaagtctgatctgaggtcatgTCTGTTCATGTCATGTGCAGCTgaaaggttaaaggtcagacTGACTTGTATAGTGCCTCGACTCCGGCCTTTGCCGACGCACTCGGGACCACAAAACCAGAACCAGACTCAGCATAGATGGTGGTGATGGCCAGGAAGGATGCACCTGAACAACAGCAGTAAGAACAACAAACCAACATCACACAAGACAATCAACAAAAGAAATTAATTTAGATTTAACTGACCTCTGGCCTGTCTCACCAGTCTAAAGCCAGTCTATTCAAATTCAATTAACCAAAAGGAACTCGCAAAACCATTTTCTGAAGGTGTGGGAACCGATTTTGACATTGCTTGATCAGACCTAACTGTATTACTCATGAGCTCTGCTGCTATGCTGGATCTTTGTGTCAACTCTGTCCTGTCTCTGGATCAGTCtctcagtgacctctgacctctctgactctggatcagtctctcagtgacctctgacctctctgactcTGGATCAGTCTCTTGCCCAGTTCCAGAGTGACGAAGGCCGTTCCATTCAGGACGATTTCTGTGATGCTCTTCCAGGCGTTTGGCGACAGACGTTCTGATGGACAGACAAAGTTTCCCGCTGCATTGTTGATGATCACCTGCACCAATCAGGACACACtatcactgtgatgtcatcattaATAGTTTCATTTGTCACATATATCATTTTTCACAGTCTAAGTGGAAACCTCCGACATCACATATTATGACTAATGTCAGAAATTGTGTCCAGATTTTTCTGAACTTTGGTGTGAAAGAAAACCTGCTCAAGTTTCGATGTAGGTGCAGATTTCAGATGACCAGGATGAattttgttgtacttttctCATGAACTACAGAACAGATGTGGACCTTGTGTCCATCAATGCCTATCACACAGTCCAGACTGATATTTCACACACACGATGACTCACCACAGAGTACTGGTTCATTATTCTCATTACTGTCTTTGTGAGGAACAGCTTCAGTTTTAAACCAGAGCAGCGAGGACATTTCTGAATTGTCAGGACACTTCTGTCGGTCTCCATTATTTCAGAGGCCAGTCTGAAGGTTCAGACTTGGCTTTAAGGTttaggttcaggttcaggttcagcttAGGGTATATTAAGTCACTGAGAGACCTCACAAATATGGAAAGacaaatttgtgtgtgtgtgtgtgtgtgtgtgtgtgtgtgtgttacatttgGAAGTCCTGTCAGAGTTTCCATCTGGTCGACACAGCGAGAGACAGCCTGAGGATCTCTGACATCACACTGAATTGCGTGGacctgaggacagagacagagggagggggactAGGTCAGAACGGTTCAGACCAGCTTCATCTGGTTCAGTCAAGTTGAGACCAGGGACCTGATGGATGGAGTTCAAACTAGACAAACGTAGGGTGCAAGGTTTTagataaaaacactgcatttgcTGTAGCCTGTAAAACAACAGTGTACCTACACACAAGTAGTGCTGTTAGGAATACTGTGTATACCACATACAAACATGTAGTTGTAAAGTAGCCATAATGAGTAGCAGTGTGCAGTACATTGAAGTGTCATTAAGTGTATCTGTAATGTTGTAGTGCTGATAGTCACAAAGGTCCcagactgtcagtgttttagtGTTCAGTTCTCGTCTTGCTTGAAATAGAAGCTGTTATTAAATAACATGAACCAGCCAGTCAGAGGGCAGTAGGTCATTCATCAGAAGTCCAACAGCTGAGTTGTCCATGAACTTGATGATGGTATTGTTGGGATGGGTGGGGGCACAGTCATGAGTGTAGAGGgggtggaggatggagaggatgaagCTCAAGACCACGTAAGTCCGTGATCAAGTGGTAGGTGGGCTGGGAAAGTCCGAGGTCCCCAAGTATAGTAAC
It includes:
- the decr1 gene encoding 2,4-dienoyl-CoA reductase [(3E)-enoyl-CoA-producing], mitochondrial; translated protein: MAAAVLWRKVDVLRSVRTSVHKSWFHSSAVLPQQSGSPPQSGFFPPAEDVMLPTGSFNNRVAFITGGGTGLGRTMTTTLSQLGAQCVIASRKLDVLQQTAEEISSQTGNKVHAIQCDVRDPQAVSRCVDQMETLTGLPNVIINNAAGNFVCPSERLSPNAWKSITEIVLNGTAFVTLELGKRLIQSQRGASFLAITTIYAESGSGFVVPSASAKAGVEALYKSLAAEWGRYGHRFNIIQPGPIRTKGAFSRLDPTGAFEKGMINRIPTGRLGKPEEIANLAAYMSSDYATWMSGAVIRFDGGEYVSMAGEFNDLRRVTPDQWKIMEAMIRNTKGS
- the LOC143324574 gene encoding uncharacterized protein LOC143324574 — protein: MDRFKFPPHMIYNVDETGVFTVQKPQQVVAEKGRKQVGSVTSAERGELVTVVCAVNAAGNATPPMFVFPRVKFKDCFMIGAPSGAKGTSTRTGWMNEDTWPEFLYHLIQHTNCTPDRPMLLILDNLKAHISLKAVEIAKSNGIVLLTLPPHTSHRMQPLDVTVFGPFKTQYSRALDGWMRSNPGKTVSIYQVAGLVNEAFISAVTPRNITSGFRFTGIFPYNQDIFPDEMFAPSMMSDRPNPELQPADDPDGPAPRDDPAPAEDPDGPAPRDDPAPAGDPPEDEPPAADKSLADANPSTAHGPHGCASPADSDVPHVPSQLGFVSPREILPLPKCPPRTQTKRKRVKTAILTDTPEKQAIEKAYKEKQKKMAGKKLKTKEKGKLRKKATKKKIVVSSSDESDVPVPPDNVSDQEGSEDERSDPGNKDLSVGDFVLVNFATKTRSVHYIGMVENVEDHEIFVQFLRKIQGNTKVWERPKFAIKENDVAHVPKSDVVRKLPEPKRPGGTTRREQLFIFPCNLQGWNVE